One segment of Fusarium oxysporum f. sp. lycopersici 4287 chromosome 7, whole genome shotgun sequence DNA contains the following:
- a CDS encoding hypothetical protein (At least one base has a quality score < 10), with the protein MTDNHIEAKASTTTKSPIERKPVGGIPPESPSVERAPTLPPRPAQDSDEKTSEALKCDTCSVPRKAGSTRSKSPPTPIKVDKTQPEDFEGELATNNDLPSAETLNKIENYIVLDRHGKSHPFKTLYTGSNVARRVLIIFVRHFFCGNCQEFLRSLSEAITPEALLRLPVSTFIAVIGCGDPALIDMYVNETGCRFPVYTDPTRSLFDALGMSKTLQLGTKPAYMRRSMMHSIVGSIVQGVKQIPTGNVLKMGDQRQVGGEFLFEPRDILTPVSTPRDEKAKPISAFEEAEERGPDHDGNEEKRVTWCHRMKTTRDHAEIPELIEVLGLDQTATAGRDVSRGSITSARKGKGHSMAQEIRKLSAERSRTSNET; encoded by the exons ATGACGGACAACCATATTGAGGCTAAAGCCTCAACCACCACGAAATCTCCCATTGAGCGCAAGCCCGTGGGAGGCATCCCTCCTGAGAGTCCTTCCGTCGAACGAGCCCCGACTCTTCCTCCACGACCAGCGCAAGACTCTGACGAAAAGACCTCTGAAGCTCTAAAATGCGATACTTGCTCTGTACCTAGAAAAGCTGGTTCTACAAGAAGCAAGTCTCCTCCTACACCGATCAAGGTCGACAAGACGCAGCCCGAAGACTTTGAAGGCGAACTTGCGACGAATAACGACTTACCCTCTGCCGAAAccctcaacaagatcgaAAACTACATTGTTCTCGACAGACACGGAAAATCGCACCCCTTCAAGACCCTTTACACTGGTAGCAACGTTGCACGACGCGTGCTCATCATCTTTGTTAGACATTTCTTCTGTGGC AACTGCCAAGAGTTTCTGCGCTCTTTGTCCGAGGCTATTACTCCCGAAGCTCTCTTGCGACTACCAGTGAGCACATTCATTGCGGTTATTGGGTGTGGTGATCCTGCGCTCATTGATATGTATGTCAATGAGACAGGATGTCGCTTTCCTGTATATACCGATCCGACAAGGTCCCTTTTCGACGCCCTTGGCATGTCCAAAACGCTGCAACTAGGCACCAAGCCAGCCTACATGCGCCGAAGCATGATGCACAGCATTGTAGGCAGCATAGTCCAAGGAGTGAAGCAAATACCAACTGGAAACGTTCTCAAGATGGGTGATCAGCGTCAAGTTGGCGGCGAGTTCCTCTTCGAACCGCGAGACATCCTCACACCCGTCTCAACACCACGAGACGAAAAGGCGAAGCCTATTAGCGCATtcgaagaagcagaagaacgAGGCCCAGACCACGATGGAaacgaggagaagagagttACATGGTGCCATCGAATGAAGACGACGCGCGATCACGCTGAGATTCCTGAGCTCATTGAAGTGCTGGGTCTAGACCAGACCGCTACTGCTGGACGGGATGTGAGTCGTGGCTCGATCACCTCAGCGCGCAAGGGCAAGGGACATAGCATGGCGCAAGAGATTCGCAAGCTGAGCGCGGAACGATCTAGAACATCGAACGAAACATGA
- a CDS encoding methionyl aminopeptidase has protein sequence MAAQVPTEALKELNVADGSQKPGANTQSKTDAAGDDHGEDDSEDEANGTAPAEGAAKKKKKRKPKKKKKNPTSQSDPPRVQVSQLFPNKSYPHGEEVEYKDENNYRTTDEEKRHLDNLNSDFLADYREAAEIHRQVRQWTQKNVKPGQTLTQIAEGIEDGVRALTGHAGLEEGDSIKAGMGFPCGLSLNHCAAHYTPNAGNKMVLQQEDVMKVDFGVHVNGRIVDSAFTMSFDNKYDNLLKAVQEATNAGIREAGIDARVGEIGGVIQETMESFEVEIDGTTYPVKSIRNLTGHNILPYSIHGTKAVPIVKSNDQTKMEEGDVFAIETFGSTGNGYVRDDMETSHYAKRGDSQHVDLRLSSAKSLLNVINKNFGTLPFCRRYLDRLGQDKYLLGLNNLVNAGIVEAYPPLCDKKGSYTAQFEHTILIRPTVKEVISRGDDY, from the exons ATGGCAGCTCAAGTCCCCACTGAAGctctcaaggagctcaacg TGGCCGATGGCTCTCAGAAGCCCGGCGCAAACACACAATCAAAGACCGACGCTGCCGGAGACGATCACGGCGAAGATGATTccgaagacgaagccaacGGCACCGCTCCCGCCGAGGGAGCCgccaaaaagaagaagaagagaaagcccaagaagaagaagaagaaccctACCAGCCAGAGCGACCCTCCTCGAGTCCAGGTCAGCCAGTTGTTCCCTAACAAGTCCTATCCCCACGGAGAGGAGGTTGAATACAAGGACGAGAACAACTACCGAACTAccgatgaggagaagcgcCATCTCGATAACCTGAACAGCGACTTCTTGGCCGACTACCGTGAGGCAGCCGAGATCCATCGCCAGGTTCGACAGTGGACTCAGAAGAATGTCAAGCCCGGACAGACCTTGACTCAGATCGCTGAGGGCATTGAGGATGGTGTTCGTGCTCTTACTGGACACGCTGGACTTGAGGAGGGTGACAGCATCAAGGCTGGTATGGGTTTCCCTTGTGGTCTTAGTCTCAACCATTGCGCCGCGCATTACACTCCCAATGCCGGTAACAAGATGGTTCTCCAGCAGGAGGATGTCATGAAGGTCGATTTCGGTGTCCACGTCAACGGCCGTATTGTCGACTCTGCCTTTACTATGTCTTTCGACAACAAGTACGACAACCTTCTCAAGGCCGTCCAGGAGGCCACTAACGCTGGTATTCGCGAGGCCGGCATCGATGCCCGCGTCGGTGAAATTGGTGGTGTCATCCAGGAGACTATGGAGAGCTTCGAGGTTGAGATCGACGGAACCACCTACCCCGTCAAGAGTATTCGCAACCTCACAGGCCACAACATTTTGCCCTACAGCATCCACGGAACCAAGGCCGTACCCATTGTCAAGAGTAACGATCAGACCAAGATGGAGGAAGGCGATGTCTTTGCCATTGAGACCTTTGGAAGCACTGGCAACGGATACGTCCGTGACGATATGGAGACGTCGCACTATGCTAAGCGAGGAGACTCGCAGCACGTCGATCTCCGTTTGAGCTCGGCCAAGTCGCTGCTCAACGTGATTAACAAGAACTTTGGCACTCTGCCGTTCTGCCGTCGATATCTGGACCGTCTTGGCCAGGACAAGTATCTACTTGGA CTCAACAACCTGGTCAATGCTGGTATCGTCGAAGCGTACCCGCCCTTGTGTGACAAGAAGGGCTCGTACACTGCTCAGTTTGAGCAT ACCATTCTGATTCGACCCACCGTGAAGGAGGTCATCAGCCGTGGAGATGACTACTAG
- a CDS encoding dynactin 5 has product MSRRPPKGEYIETDTGNKVARKAVLVGTQNIMLGGKTVIQPEVMIRGDLARTATSSSSGSSPANNTAVAIGRYCFLARGVLLRPPGRIYKGAFTYMPLRIGDHVFVGQGTVVQAAAVGNHVQIGKGCTIGEFAILKDYVKVLDGTVVPPSMVIPSFSIVAGQPAKVIGEIPEGGYDEFELRDMYKTVGNNPHPPAS; this is encoded by the exons ATGTCTCGCCGACCTCCCAAAGGCGAGTACATCGAGACC GACACAGGTAACAAGGTCGCACGCAAAGCTGTCCTTGTCGGTACTCAGAACATCATGCTCGGCGGCAAAACCGTCATCCAACCTGAAGTCATGATCCGCGGTGATCTCGCTCGGACAGCCacatcgtcatcctctgGTAGCTCGCCAGCGAACAACACAGCCGTCGCCATAGGCCGATACTGCTTCTTAGCTCGAGGTGTCCTGCTGCGTCCACCAGGCCGCATATACAAGGGCGCTTTTACATACATGCCACTGCGCATAGGAGACCACGTCTTTGTTGGCCAAGGGACAGTAGTGCAAGCTGCAGCTGTGGGAAACCATGTGCAGATCGGAAAGGGGTGTACGATCGGAGAGTTTGCTATTTTAAAGGACTACGTCAAAGTGTTGGATGGGACGGTTGTGCCGCCGAGCATGGTCATTCCGAGCTTTTCTATCGTTGCGGGACAGCCGGCTAAGGTTATTGGGGAGATTCCCGAGGGAGgttatgatgagtttgagctGAGGGATATGTACAAGACGGTGGGAAATAATCCCCATCCTCCAGCGTCATGA